A part of Miscanthus floridulus cultivar M001 chromosome 6, ASM1932011v1, whole genome shotgun sequence genomic DNA contains:
- the LOC136458602 gene encoding protein SLENDER RICE1-LIKE 1-like produces MAMGGGAFPFQWPEAEPADAGLDDVTLPPLPTAVPDAAGVAAAYYAADMHAMQHMEALPDFAAALAAMRREEEEAAGIRLVHLLMSCAGAVEAGDHAGASVHLADAHAALAAVSPTSGIGRVAVHFTAALSRRLFPPPTPSPPPPPAADVADDHAFLYHRFYEAGPYLKFAHFTANQAILEAVQGCRHVHIIDFSLMQGLQWPTLIQALALRPGGPPSLRLTGIGPPSPPGRDDLRDVGVRLADLARSVRVHFSFRGVAANRLDEVRPWMLQVSQGEAVAVNSVLQLHRLLAADPSADDARPRAPIDAVLDCVASVRPRVFTVVEQEADHNKPGFLDRFTEALFYYSAVFDSLDAASGGAGDAAAEAYLEREICDIVCGEGADRRERHEPLRRWRDRLGGGRAGAGLAAVPLGANALRQARMLVGLFSGEGHCVEEAEGCLTLGWHGRPLFSASAWRAAEENNQSDSCNADGSRSSGSASEESNICCSS; encoded by the coding sequence ATGGCCATGGGCGGAGGCGCGTTCCCCTTCCAGTGgcccgaggcggagcccgcggatGCTGGGCTCGACGACGTCACCTTGCCTCCGCTGCCCACCGCGGTGCCCGACGCCGCCGGGGTTGCTGCTGCGTACTACGCGGCGGACATGCACGCGATGCAGCACATGGAGGCGCTGCCCGATTtcgcggcggcgctggcggcgatgcggcgggaggaggaggaggccgcgggCATCCGCCTGGTGCACCTCCTCATGAGCTGCGCCGGCGCCGTGGAGGCGGGCGACCACGCGGGCGCGTCGGTGCACCTGGCGGACGCGCACGCCGCGCTCGCCGCCGTGTCGCCCACCTCAGGCATCGGCCGCGTCGCCGTCCACTTCACCGCCGCGCTGTCCCGCCGGCTGTTCCCTCCTCCCACGCCttcgcctccgccaccgcccgccGCCGATGTCGCCGACGACCACGCCTTCCTCTACCACCGCTTCTACGAGGCCGGGCCGTACCTCAAGTTCGCGCACTTCACGGCGAACCAGGCCATCCTGGAGGCCGTCCAGGGCTGCAGGCACGTCCACATCATCGACTTCAGCCTGATGCAGGGCCTCCAGTGGCCCACGCTGATCCAGGCCCTGGCGCTCCGCCCCGGCGGGCCGCCGTCGCTCCGCCTCACCGGCATTGGGCCGCCCTCCCCGCCCGGCCGCGACGACCTCCGCGACGTCGGGGTCCGCCTCGCCGACCTCGCGCGCTCCGTGCGCGTCCACTTCTCCTTCCGCGGCGTGGCCGCCAACCGCCTCGACGAGGTGCGCCCCTGGATGCTGCAGGTGTCGCAGGGCGAGGCCGTCGCCGTCAACTCCGTGCTCCAgctccaccgcctcctcgccgCCGACCCTTCGGCCGACGACGCGCGGCCGCGGGCGCCCATCGACGCCGTCCTCGACTGCGTCGCCTCCGTGCGCCCCAGGGTGTTCACGGTCGTGGAGCAGGAGGCCGACCACAACAAGCCTGGGTTCCTGGACCGGTTCACGGAGGCGCTCTTCTACTACTCGGCGGTGTTCGACTCCCTGGACGCTgcgagcggcggcgcgggcgacgcggcggcggaggcgTACCTGGAGCGCGAGATCTGCGACATCGTGTGCGGCGAGGGCGCGGACCGCAGGGAACGGCACGAGCCGCTGAGGCGGTGGCGGGACAGGCTGGGGGGCGGCCGCGCGGGCGCGGGGCTGGCCGCCGTGCCGCTGGGGGCCAACGCGCTGCGGCAGGCGAGGATGCTGGTGGGGCTCTTCTCCGGGGAAGGACACTGCGTCGAGGAGGCCGAGGGGTGCCTGACACTGGGCTGGCACGGGCGGCCGCTCTTCTCGGCGTCCGCGTGGCGCGCGGCGGAAGAGAACAATCAGAGTGACAGCTGCAACGCGGACGGCAGCAGGAGCAGCGGCAGCGCCAGTGAGGAGAGCAATATCTGCTGCAGCAGCTAG